Proteins co-encoded in one Anaerobaca lacustris genomic window:
- a CDS encoding DUF2062 domain-containing protein, whose translation MAAVEHITVVIPVYNQPDCLRDVVSRCLAEHRRVLIVDDGSKPSVEPLLEGLPVEVIRHDVNRGKGQALRTAERHLRERGDTHMITLDADGQHYPEDLPRFIEAIDRHPDALIVGVRDFAQATIPGASRFGRAFGNFWVRIQTGTRVHDIQSGFRAYPLSAFKRLRCRAQAYAFEVEIVVRALWGGVKVHEVPIHVHYPKPGQRVSHFHKFYDNARLALLNTHLTIRAIVPWPHRQVATTEAEATVTVWHPLRSIRMLLTERATPRELGFAVALGVFLGAVPLIALHTLAILIAAALLRLNRVAAVAASQLCMPPVVPALCIEAGYFMRHGSFLTLQGVKHLSSNASFLELGYMGLERLWEWLLGSLLVGPALALVLGLMTYIAARIIERARHEH comes from the coding sequence GTGGCGGCGGTCGAGCACATTACCGTAGTGATTCCGGTCTACAATCAGCCGGACTGCCTCCGGGACGTTGTCTCCCGCTGCCTGGCCGAGCATCGGCGAGTCCTGATCGTCGACGACGGCAGCAAACCATCTGTCGAGCCGCTCTTGGAGGGCCTGCCCGTCGAGGTGATCCGTCACGACGTCAATCGGGGCAAGGGCCAGGCCCTTCGCACGGCGGAGCGCCATCTGCGCGAGCGCGGCGATACGCATATGATTACGCTCGACGCCGACGGTCAGCACTATCCCGAAGATCTGCCCCGCTTCATCGAGGCCATCGACCGGCATCCCGATGCACTGATTGTCGGCGTGCGGGATTTTGCACAGGCCACCATTCCCGGCGCCTCGCGCTTCGGACGGGCGTTCGGCAACTTCTGGGTACGCATTCAAACGGGGACGCGCGTACACGACATCCAGAGCGGATTCCGAGCGTATCCCCTGTCCGCCTTCAAGCGTCTTCGCTGCCGCGCGCAGGCGTACGCGTTCGAGGTCGAAATCGTGGTTCGCGCCCTGTGGGGCGGTGTCAAGGTGCACGAGGTGCCGATCCACGTGCATTACCCCAAGCCCGGCCAGCGCGTCTCCCACTTCCACAAGTTCTACGACAACGCGCGCCTGGCCTTGCTGAACACCCATCTGACCATACGGGCGATCGTGCCGTGGCCCCACCGTCAGGTGGCGACCACGGAGGCGGAAGCAACGGTGACTGTATGGCACCCATTGCGTTCGATTCGCATGTTGCTGACCGAGCGGGCGACCCCGCGCGAGCTCGGTTTCGCCGTGGCGCTGGGCGTCTTTCTGGGCGCCGTGCCGCTGATTGCCTTGCATACGCTGGCGATCCTGATCGCGGCGGCCCTGCTGCGGCTCAATCGCGTCGCCGCCGTCGCGGCCAGTCAGCTCTGCATGCCTCCGGTCGTGCCCGCCCTGTGTATCGAAGCGGGATACTTCATGCGACACGGCTCCTTCCTGACACTCCAGGGCGTCAAACACCTCTCCTCCAACGCCTCTTTCCTGGAGCTCGGATACATGGGCCTGGAACGCCTCTGGGAGTGGCTGCTCGGTTCATTGCTCGTCGGGCCCGCTCTGGCCCTGGTGCTGGGCCTGATGACCTACATCGCGGCGCGCATCATCGAAAGGGCCCGGCATGAGCACTGA
- a CDS encoding lysophospholipid acyltransferase family protein, which produces MSTEPQGPGVSNAQWDSRSVGRRWQQAFFATLIRIGGRRPAYACMYLVVLWYVLLRPFVRRRCRYYLDRRFPDVTNPLIRLWHDYRRIVALGGSLIDRGAFGLLGPGTLKVEFPEGRDLQALVDEGRGLIVLNSHVGCWQVAMSAFSYLHVPVSIVMHQRAGDIDPRWFQRAGEEAGLSIIDPAKNMGGIMEMIGTLKRREILGLMADRVFGDDPNTLEATFLGAPVHFPVSPYRLASMQGTPVAVVFSYKTGFSTYRIQLARVIRVPTGLGRSNEAYVPYLQEFVAALETFVQSHPWQFFNFHDMWQQST; this is translated from the coding sequence ATGAGCACTGAGCCGCAAGGGCCGGGCGTCTCGAACGCCCAGTGGGATTCGCGCAGCGTGGGCAGGCGATGGCAACAGGCCTTCTTCGCAACGCTGATCCGCATCGGAGGACGCCGGCCGGCCTATGCATGCATGTACCTCGTGGTCCTGTGGTACGTCTTGTTGCGGCCTTTCGTGCGCCGGCGATGCCGATACTACCTGGACCGGCGCTTTCCCGACGTGACGAACCCGCTGATCCGGCTCTGGCATGACTACCGACGGATCGTGGCCCTGGGCGGATCGCTCATCGATCGCGGCGCGTTCGGTCTGCTCGGCCCCGGCACGCTGAAGGTGGAGTTCCCGGAGGGCCGGGACCTTCAGGCCCTGGTCGACGAGGGCCGGGGGCTCATCGTCCTCAACAGCCACGTGGGTTGCTGGCAGGTAGCGATGTCCGCCTTCAGCTACTTACATGTGCCCGTCAGCATCGTGATGCACCAGCGGGCCGGCGACATCGACCCACGGTGGTTTCAACGCGCTGGAGAGGAGGCGGGGCTGTCGATCATCGATCCGGCCAAGAACATGGGGGGCATCATGGAGATGATCGGCACGCTCAAACGCAGGGAAATCCTGGGACTCATGGCCGACCGCGTCTTCGGCGATGACCCCAACACCCTGGAAGCGACGTTTCTCGGGGCGCCCGTGCATTTCCCTGTCAGTCCCTATCGCCTGGCCTCGATGCAGGGCACGCCGGTCGCGGTGGTCTTCAGCTACAAGACGGGCTTCTCAACATACCGCATCCAATTGGCCCGGGTCATCCGTGTCCCCACCGGCCTGGGACGCTCCAACGAGGCTTATGTCCCCTATCTTCAGGAATTCGTCGCGGCCCTGGAGACCTTCGTTCAGTCTCACCCCTGGCAGTTCTTCAACTTCCACGATATGTGGCAGCAATCGACCTGA
- a CDS encoding LamG-like jellyroll fold domain-containing protein, giving the protein MRLRAVWLTAVLLTGFVGLGARSAMAELIAYYPFEEGQGTETADATGNGNDGTLNTGVQWVAGYKGGAVRFDTAGERIVIGPLDPTAENNAMTLAAWINWEGQGHSISQQGIIGKRLGWSATGDTIKWFWQTNPTGDLLFRADYDGGGTSFGWGNQLLVPYANEWVHVAVTWDAGAGVQYINGEQVSTGNTTLRASANATPVTIGCVDSTNTETFVGTIDEVRIYNVALTVGQLQQAMLGDFTTSTAPVPPDTSTDVPQDVILSWSPGEFAATHDVYFGTSFADVAAAERSNPLGVLASQSQPGLDFDPPGLLNFGQTYYWRVDEVNAAPDSTIHKGGVWSFTVEPFVYPVRNIVATASSADEDTGPEKTIDGSGLNASDEHSIAASDMWLTQIGGEQPAWIQYEFPEVCKLHEMWVWNYNVQFELVLGFGLKEVTIEYSVDGDDWTVLGDFEFARATARANYAHNTTIDLDGVVARYVRLTARSNWSGVMPQFGLSEVRFYHKPVIAREPVPADGQTGLGLDVALDWRSGREAAVHEVYLGTDEQAVIEGAALIDTVTESRYNATALNLGTTYYWKVNEVNEAAVPGVWEGPVWSFSTVEYVTVEDFESYDDDIDGGTAIFQTWIDGWENNTGSTVGYLETPFAERTIVRGGRQSMPLHYDNTVSPFYSEAERSFATAQNWLGNGADRLVLHVRGNAPDFQETAEGAIIMSGIGSDIWDAADQFRFAYKNLNGNGSITVRVDSLVRSNEWAKAGVMIRETLEAGSKHAFVAVTPEPSHGVSFQRRPIAGTTSYNTDVANIEMPHWVRLTRTGNTFTAQQSADGVTWVDITVSPALEITMAGNVYIGLAVTSHDTAVSTAAEFSNLSTTGNVTGAWQTAEIGAAQPTGNSAEPMYVRIEDSTGGSATVASADQAITARATWQEWAIPYSDLAGVNLSRVQTMVIGVGSRTSPTAGGTGIVYVDDIGYGRPATE; this is encoded by the coding sequence ATGAGATTGCGAGCAGTTTGGTTGACAGCCGTGCTTCTGACCGGCTTCGTGGGACTCGGCGCACGCAGCGCCATGGCGGAGTTGATCGCCTACTATCCCTTCGAGGAGGGCCAGGGCACCGAAACCGCCGACGCCACCGGCAATGGCAACGACGGCACCCTCAACACCGGCGTGCAGTGGGTGGCCGGCTACAAAGGTGGTGCGGTACGATTCGACACCGCCGGGGAACGAATCGTGATCGGTCCCCTCGACCCCACCGCCGAGAATAACGCAATGACGTTGGCCGCCTGGATCAACTGGGAGGGCCAGGGGCATAGCATCTCGCAACAGGGCATCATCGGCAAACGTCTCGGCTGGAGTGCCACCGGCGACACGATCAAGTGGTTCTGGCAGACCAACCCGACCGGCGATCTTCTGTTTCGAGCGGACTACGACGGAGGCGGTACGAGTTTTGGGTGGGGCAACCAACTGCTCGTGCCCTATGCGAATGAGTGGGTTCACGTGGCTGTGACTTGGGACGCCGGCGCCGGGGTGCAGTACATCAATGGGGAGCAGGTTTCAACCGGGAACACGACGCTGAGAGCGTCTGCGAACGCTACGCCCGTGACGATTGGTTGTGTGGATTCCACCAATACGGAAACCTTTGTCGGCACGATTGACGAAGTGCGGATCTACAACGTCGCTCTGACAGTGGGCCAACTGCAGCAGGCCATGCTGGGCGATTTCACCACCAGCACGGCGCCCGTTCCGCCGGACACCTCGACGGACGTCCCGCAGGACGTGATCCTGTCCTGGTCGCCCGGCGAGTTCGCCGCGACGCACGATGTGTATTTCGGCACCAGCTTCGCCGACGTCGCGGCAGCCGAACGGAGCAATCCGCTCGGGGTCCTGGCCAGCCAGAGCCAGCCGGGCCTTGACTTCGATCCTCCAGGTCTGTTGAACTTCGGCCAAACCTATTACTGGCGAGTCGATGAAGTCAACGCAGCCCCCGACAGTACGATCCACAAGGGCGGCGTCTGGAGCTTCACCGTCGAGCCCTTCGTGTATCCGGTCCGGAACATCGTGGCCACCGCGTCCAGCGCCGATGAAGACACGGGCCCTGAGAAGACAATCGACGGCTCCGGCCTCAACGCCTCCGACGAGCATTCGATCGCCGCGTCGGATATGTGGCTGACCCAGATCGGTGGCGAGCAACCGGCCTGGATCCAGTACGAGTTCCCCGAAGTGTGCAAGCTCCACGAGATGTGGGTCTGGAACTACAACGTGCAGTTCGAGCTGGTTCTGGGCTTCGGTCTCAAAGAGGTCACCATCGAGTACTCGGTGGATGGCGACGACTGGACGGTGTTGGGCGACTTCGAGTTCGCCCGGGCCACCGCCAGGGCGAACTACGCACACAACACAACCATCGACCTGGACGGTGTGGTCGCCCGGTACGTCCGGCTGACGGCCCGCAGCAACTGGAGCGGCGTCATGCCCCAGTTCGGCCTCAGCGAGGTGCGGTTCTACCACAAGCCGGTGATCGCGCGGGAGCCGGTGCCCGCCGACGGCCAGACGGGCCTCGGACTGGACGTGGCCCTCGATTGGCGCAGCGGTCGCGAGGCAGCCGTCCACGAGGTCTACCTCGGCACCGATGAGCAGGCGGTCATCGAAGGCGCCGCTCTGATCGATACGGTCACCGAAAGCCGCTATAACGCCACCGCATTGAACCTCGGAACGACCTACTACTGGAAGGTCAACGAGGTCAATGAGGCCGCCGTGCCAGGCGTCTGGGAAGGCCCCGTGTGGAGCTTCTCAACGGTGGAATACGTCACCGTGGAGGATTTCGAGAGTTACGACGATGACATCGACGGCGGCACGGCCATCTTCCAGACCTGGATCGACGGCTGGGAAAACAACACCGGATCGACCGTCGGGTATCTGGAGACCCCCTTCGCCGAGCGGACCATCGTTCGCGGCGGCCGGCAGTCGATGCCCCTACATTATGACAACACGGTCTCGCCGTTCTACTCCGAGGCCGAGCGGAGTTTCGCGACCGCTCAGAACTGGCTGGGCAACGGCGCCGACAGGCTGGTGCTGCACGTGCGAGGCAACGCGCCGGACTTCCAGGAGACCGCCGAAGGCGCCATCATCATGAGCGGCATCGGCAGCGACATCTGGGATGCGGCCGATCAGTTCCGCTTCGCCTACAAGAACCTCAATGGCAACGGCTCGATTACGGTCCGCGTCGACAGCCTGGTGCGCAGCAACGAGTGGGCCAAGGCCGGCGTGATGATCCGCGAGACGCTCGAGGCTGGTTCGAAGCACGCGTTCGTGGCCGTGACGCCGGAGCCGTCACACGGCGTGTCGTTCCAGCGCCGCCCGATAGCCGGGACCACCAGCTACAATACGGACGTGGCCAATATCGAGATGCCGCACTGGGTGAGGCTGACCCGGACCGGCAACACCTTCACCGCGCAGCAGTCGGCCGACGGCGTCACGTGGGTGGACATCACCGTCAGTCCGGCGCTGGAGATCACGATGGCCGGCAACGTCTATATCGGTCTGGCGGTGACCAGTCACGATACGGCGGTCTCTACGGCAGCCGAGTTCTCGAACCTCTCGACGACCGGCAACGTGACCGGCGCGTGGCAGACGGCGGAGATCGGCGCCGCCCAGCCGACAGGGAACTCGGCCGAGCCGATGTACGTGCGAATCGAGGACAGCACGGGCGGCAGCGCGACGGTCGCGAGCGCCGACCAGGCGATCACGGCGCGTGCGACGTGGCAGGAGTGGGCGATCCCGTACAGCGACCTGGCCGGCGTGAACCTCAGCCGCGTCCAGACGATGGTGATCGGCGTCGGCAGCAGGACCAGCCCGACCGCCGGCGGAACCGGCATCGTGTACGTCGACGACATCGGCTACGGCCGGCCCGCAACAGAATAG
- a CDS encoding cold-shock protein, producing the protein MATGTVKWFNESKGFGFISPAGGGDDLFVHHSEIKTQGYASLNEGQAVDFEVGQGKKGPCATNVTPS; encoded by the coding sequence GTGGCAACAGGAACAGTAAAGTGGTTCAACGAGAGCAAGGGATTTGGTTTCATCAGCCCCGCCGGTGGCGGCGACGATCTATTCGTCCACCACTCAGAGATCAAGACGCAGGGCTATGCCTCCCTCAATGAGGGCCAGGCGGTGGACTTCGAGGTCGGACAGGGCAAGAAAGGCCCCTGCGCGACCAACGTCACCCCCAGCTAA
- a CDS encoding PLAT/LH2 domain-containing protein, which translates to MASKEIRKKVLVPEAPIPQKIGKKAIGPQSKIIECIVTITTGSVKKAGTDADVYFEIAGHRTLLDKPGYNDFEKGDTDTYHLGVPAMTLKELRESVILLYHDNTGKYPGWYVDKVDMKVRFENTYIFKLYKRWWYSIGWLAKDEGPYYTTQATLQDGTEMQ; encoded by the coding sequence ATGGCAAGCAAAGAAATCCGCAAGAAGGTACTTGTGCCTGAAGCGCCTATCCCCCAAAAGATCGGCAAAAAGGCAATTGGACCTCAGTCGAAGATTATCGAATGCATCGTCACGATCACAACGGGTTCCGTGAAGAAGGCTGGCACAGATGCCGATGTCTACTTCGAGATTGCCGGACACCGAACCCTGCTTGACAAGCCCGGCTACAATGACTTCGAGAAAGGGGACACAGATACCTATCATCTGGGGGTTCCCGCCATGACTCTGAAAGAACTCCGAGAATCCGTGATCCTTCTGTATCACGATAACACCGGCAAGTATCCTGGCTGGTACGTGGACAAAGTGGATATGAAGGTGCGTTTTGAGAACACGTACATCTTCAAGCTCTACAAGAGATGGTGGTATTCCATCGGCTGGCTTGCCAAGGATGAAGGACCGTACTACACGACGCAAGCCACGCTTCAAGACGGCACTGAGATGCAATGA
- a CDS encoding lamin tail domain-containing protein codes for MYAVVAVLLWSLGGVAAEGARVVINELHTNPDVKTELVEFVELYNPGPDAVDLSGWSLSEGVFYTFGAGTVLPADGYIVVAQDLDHLFAKWSTLRLNLPGHTAVGPFGGKLSNDGERVTLCDAGGNVVDSVTYKLGFPWPTVGDPVPAGQRGSGPSLQLVHPDLDNDLGGSWRSAYPTPGFPNTNVFAERVPPYIRQVKHTPQQPRSGQPVAISAKITDADGLATVQLMYQFVDPGDYISIGDVRYRNEWTFVDMRDDGLEGDATAGDDIYTVVLPAELQMHRRLVRYKIVAITPTGSLRTAPYDDDPQPNFAYFVYNGVPAWRGAIRPGSSGTTGQVVAYSPQVLTSLPVYHVIADRQDVADALYMPGAKKGQYGGSDYPWSATLVYDGRVYDHIRFRARGGVWRYAMGKNMWKFDFNRGHEFQAHDDYGRPYDTKWRKLNFSACIQQGDYQHRGEQGMFEAASFRLFNMMGVEAPKTSWLHFRVIDDADEFGATQYDGDFWGLYMTIEQVGGRFLDEHGLPDGNLYKMESGTGELNNQGLTAVTDKSDLNAFMAGYRSRPPEPWWRQNVDVARYFSYRCVVEGVHHGDIAYGKNWFYYLNPETNLWSMVPWDVDLTWANNMFGSGEDEFKQYGRIFSNPNLNIEFQNRLREFFDLLYNADQAWQLLDEMADVIDPPTGGPTFVDADRAMWDYNPIMVSGNVNPSKSGQGRFYQRASTKDFRGMVQIMKDYIVSNNRGFNTYVPDSAIPQTPVVTATGPADFPANALTFRTSAFADPQGADTFAAMKWRIGEVTPGSQVIQPDDSSTFVLLPESSRWKYFKGTAEPSATLGAWRDPDFDDSTWLAGTTPIGFGEAFLQTNLHDMRGNYTTIYLRKTFDVANVAAFDRLVLDLFYDDGLNVWINGRLVFQDNVVSDELPHNAVAISAIEMMDFVSYDVGLPSDFLVEGTNVIAVQVFNASLSGSSDCFIDLKLSAERIAAPDDETPLPVPVVRREAGRYEIDAVWETPELTVFDADIRIPASVVKPGRTYRVRCRMQDDTGRWSHWSSPVQFVAGEPVAAGILADLRITELMYNPAAGPDDSIDNNEFEFVELKNIGDETLDLSGVSLTEGVRFDFAGSDVTTLGPGRFVLVVRNKQAFLSRYGPGLASLIAGQYEGKLANGGETVRLEDFWNGVIAEFTYSNGAGWPIEAAGAGHSLVPLASAILDQPFGSPDYGGNWRASAYIGGSPGADDPEPVAIVAINEFLAGRGAGDWIELYNPTDAPMSLANVYLSDDPRDLKQWPIPAPAIGSRQFLSFDEAGDGLNFGLSQFGEQIFLSYLPGSTLDRVVDAVQFQAQEEGVSKGRYPDGGPWWFRMAPSRDVANAMPIADIVIDEIMYHPADGHEEYIELFNPTDVAIALSNDAGPWRLSGAVEYRFDPGLTLEPGARLVIIGFDPLAEVERFGTFLFVHTGQPLLPGIEIVGPWQGNLANSGERLVLERPLATDDPSDPAWAIVDEVIYSDTAAWPTTADGSGDALQRTSSAPDRSGNDPANWHAAPPSPGLDP; via the coding sequence ATGTACGCTGTCGTCGCGGTCCTTCTCTGGTCCTTGGGTGGTGTTGCGGCCGAAGGGGCGCGGGTGGTGATCAACGAGCTGCACACGAACCCCGACGTGAAGACCGAGCTGGTGGAATTCGTCGAGCTGTACAATCCCGGTCCGGATGCGGTGGACCTTTCGGGCTGGTCGCTCAGCGAAGGGGTGTTCTACACGTTTGGGGCGGGCACGGTTCTGCCGGCCGATGGGTACATCGTCGTGGCGCAGGACCTGGATCATCTGTTCGCCAAGTGGAGCACGCTGCGGCTGAACCTGCCGGGCCATACGGCCGTGGGGCCCTTCGGCGGCAAGCTCAGCAACGACGGCGAGCGGGTTACGCTCTGCGACGCCGGTGGCAACGTGGTGGACAGCGTGACCTACAAGCTCGGGTTCCCCTGGCCGACGGTGGGCGATCCGGTGCCGGCGGGGCAGCGGGGCAGCGGCCCTTCGCTGCAACTGGTCCACCCGGACCTGGACAACGATCTGGGCGGCAGTTGGCGCTCGGCCTATCCGACGCCGGGCTTTCCGAACACGAACGTGTTTGCCGAGCGGGTGCCGCCGTACATCCGCCAGGTCAAGCACACTCCGCAGCAGCCGAGGTCGGGCCAGCCTGTGGCGATCAGCGCCAAGATCACCGACGCCGACGGACTGGCGACGGTTCAGTTGATGTACCAGTTCGTCGATCCGGGCGACTACATCAGTATCGGCGATGTGCGCTATCGCAATGAGTGGACGTTCGTCGATATGCGCGACGATGGGTTGGAAGGGGACGCGACGGCCGGCGACGACATCTACACGGTGGTGCTGCCGGCGGAGTTGCAGATGCATCGCCGGCTGGTTCGCTACAAGATCGTCGCGATTACGCCGACCGGCTCACTGCGGACGGCGCCGTATGACGACGACCCGCAGCCGAACTTCGCCTACTTCGTCTACAACGGCGTCCCCGCCTGGCGCGGTGCGATCCGGCCGGGCAGCAGCGGGACGACGGGACAGGTTGTCGCGTACAGCCCCCAGGTCCTCACGAGCCTGCCCGTCTACCATGTGATTGCCGATCGCCAGGATGTGGCCGACGCGCTGTACATGCCCGGCGCCAAGAAAGGCCAGTACGGCGGCAGCGACTACCCCTGGTCCGCGACCCTCGTCTACGATGGCAGGGTCTACGACCACATCCGCTTCCGCGCCCGTGGCGGCGTCTGGCGATACGCCATGGGCAAGAACATGTGGAAGTTCGATTTCAACAGGGGGCATGAGTTTCAGGCGCACGACGATTACGGGCGGCCGTACGATACGAAATGGCGGAAGCTGAATTTCTCGGCGTGCATCCAGCAGGGCGACTACCAGCATCGCGGCGAGCAGGGCATGTTCGAGGCGGCGTCGTTTCGGCTGTTCAACATGATGGGTGTCGAGGCCCCGAAGACGAGCTGGCTGCACTTCCGCGTGATCGACGACGCGGACGAGTTCGGCGCCACACAGTACGACGGCGACTTCTGGGGTCTGTACATGACCATCGAGCAGGTGGGTGGCCGCTTTCTCGATGAGCACGGTCTACCCGACGGCAACCTCTACAAGATGGAGAGTGGCACCGGCGAGCTGAACAACCAGGGGTTGACTGCCGTCACCGACAAGTCCGATCTCAACGCCTTCATGGCCGGCTATCGCAGCCGCCCGCCCGAGCCTTGGTGGCGACAGAACGTCGATGTCGCGCGCTACTTCAGCTACCGCTGCGTCGTCGAGGGCGTCCATCACGGCGACATCGCCTACGGCAAGAACTGGTTCTACTACCTCAACCCCGAAACGAACCTGTGGTCCATGGTGCCCTGGGACGTCGACCTGACCTGGGCCAACAACATGTTCGGCAGCGGCGAGGACGAGTTCAAGCAGTACGGTCGGATCTTCTCGAACCCCAACCTCAACATCGAGTTCCAGAACCGCCTGCGCGAGTTTTTCGACCTGCTGTACAACGCCGACCAGGCCTGGCAGTTGCTCGATGAGATGGCCGACGTCATCGATCCGCCCACGGGGGGGCCGACCTTCGTCGATGCCGACCGGGCCATGTGGGACTACAACCCGATCATGGTCAGCGGCAATGTCAACCCCAGCAAGTCCGGGCAGGGCCGCTTCTACCAGCGGGCGAGCACCAAGGACTTCCGGGGCATGGTCCAGATCATGAAGGATTACATCGTCTCGAACAACCGGGGATTCAACACCTACGTCCCGGACAGCGCGATTCCGCAGACGCCCGTCGTCACGGCCACGGGTCCGGCCGACTTCCCCGCCAACGCTCTGACGTTCCGCACGAGCGCCTTCGCCGATCCGCAGGGCGCGGATACCTTCGCCGCGATGAAATGGCGCATCGGAGAGGTGACGCCCGGCTCGCAGGTCATCCAACCGGACGATTCGTCCACCTTCGTCCTCTTGCCCGAAAGCTCCCGCTGGAAGTACTTCAAAGGAACGGCCGAGCCGTCGGCCACGCTCGGCGCGTGGCGCGACCCCGACTTCGACGACTCGACGTGGCTTGCTGGCACGACGCCCATCGGATTCGGGGAAGCCTTCCTCCAGACCAACCTTCACGATATGCGGGGCAACTACACGACCATCTACCTTCGCAAGACGTTCGACGTGGCCAACGTCGCGGCCTTCGACCGGCTCGTGCTCGATCTGTTCTATGACGACGGACTCAACGTCTGGATCAACGGCCGTCTGGTCTTCCAGGACAACGTCGTCTCGGATGAGCTGCCGCACAATGCCGTCGCGATCTCGGCCATCGAGATGATGGACTTCGTTTCGTACGACGTGGGGTTGCCGAGCGACTTCCTCGTCGAGGGGACCAACGTCATCGCCGTCCAGGTGTTCAACGCCTCGCTCAGCGGTAGCTCCGACTGCTTCATCGATCTGAAGCTCAGCGCCGAGAGGATCGCGGCGCCCGACGACGAGACACCGCTGCCGGTCCCGGTCGTTCGTCGCGAGGCGGGCCGCTACGAGATCGACGCGGTCTGGGAGACGCCCGAGCTGACGGTGTTCGACGCGGACATTCGCATCCCCGCCTCGGTGGTCAAGCCGGGACGGACCTATCGCGTTCGCTGTCGGATGCAGGACGACACCGGGCGCTGGAGCCACTGGTCAAGCCCGGTCCAGTTCGTCGCCGGTGAGCCGGTCGCCGCCGGCATCCTGGCGGACCTGCGCATCACCGAACTGATGTACAATCCCGCCGCGGGGCCCGACGATTCGATCGACAACAACGAGTTCGAGTTCGTTGAACTCAAGAACATCGGCGACGAGACGCTCGATCTGTCCGGCGTCTCTCTGACGGAGGGCGTGCGGTTCGACTTCGCCGGAAGCGATGTCACCACCCTGGGCCCCGGCCGGTTCGTGCTGGTCGTCCGAAACAAGCAGGCGTTCCTCTCACGCTACGGGCCGGGTCTGGCGAGTCTCATTGCAGGTCAGTACGAGGGCAAGCTGGCCAACGGCGGCGAGACCGTCAGGCTGGAGGACTTCTGGAACGGCGTCATCGCCGAGTTCACCTACAGCAACGGCGCCGGCTGGCCCATCGAGGCCGCCGGGGCGGGCCACTCGCTCGTGCCGTTGGCCTCGGCGATTCTCGATCAGCCGTTCGGTTCTCCGGACTACGGCGGCAACTGGCGGGCCAGCGCCTATATCGGCGGTTCGCCCGGCGCCGACGACCCGGAGCCCGTCGCCATCGTCGCGATCAATGAGTTCCTGGCCGGCCGCGGCGCCGGCGACTGGATCGAGCTGTACAATCCGACGGATGCGCCCATGTCCTTGGCCAACGTCTACCTGAGCGACGATCCTCGCGATCTCAAACAGTGGCCCATCCCTGCGCCGGCCATCGGGTCCCGACAGTTCCTCAGTTTCGATGAAGCGGGCGACGGTCTGAATTTCGGCCTCAGTCAGTTCGGCGAGCAGATCTTCCTGTCCTATCTGCCGGGCTCGACGCTGGATCGGGTCGTCGACGCCGTGCAGTTCCAGGCGCAGGAAGAAGGGGTTTCGAAGGGCCGCTACCCGGACGGCGGTCCGTGGTGGTTCCGCATGGCGCCTTCGCGGGACGTTGCGAACGCCATGCCGATCGCCGACATCGTGATCGACGAGATCATGTACCATCCGGCCGATGGACATGAGGAGTATATCGAGCTGTTCAATCCGACCGACGTGGCGATTGCGCTGTCGAATGATGCGGGGCCGTGGCGGCTCAGCGGGGCGGTCGAGTACCGCTTCGATCCCGGCCTGACTTTGGAGCCGGGGGCCCGGCTGGTCATCATCGGGTTCGATCCGCTGGCCGAGGTCGAGCGCTTCGGAACGTTTCTGTTCGTCCACACGGGCCAGCCGCTGCTGCCCGGCATCGAGATCGTCGGGCCCTGGCAGGGCAACCTGGCCAACTCCGGCGAGCGTCTGGTTCTGGAGCGGCCCCTGGCGACCGACGACCCAAGCGATCCGGCGTGGGCAATCGTCGATGAGGTGATCTACAGCGACACCGCCGCGTGGCCGACGACGGCCGATGGTTCCGGCGACGCCCTCCAGCGCACCAGCAGCGCCCCCGACCGCTCCGGCAACGATCCCGCCAACTGGCACGCCGCCCCCCCGTCGCCCGGCCTTGATCCGTGA